From the Halomonas meridiana genome, one window contains:
- a CDS encoding methyl-accepting chemotaxis protein produces MHFRSLRSLVLALAGPCLLAVVAALVVYNLIAAARTQQTVEEHTQTLMQSALDARLDAIAEAEGERIQRELDKAMTLASQLATTNALMGVEDAEGQRALYLSRRQLSNLVRQTVADNPALLDAFIGWEPNAFGDDARFAGDERYGHDGSGRFMPWWYRTEDGSLEVLPLGDTMESETRLASGVREGEYYLCPRETLAPCVIDPAAYDYDGETQLVTSFNAPILVNGEFRGVAGVDLSLNFIQTLLRDANAALYDGAGRMALVAGRGGLVADTNGEEALGLPASNALSDTALDGIAEATSQGSLYSSMANGMFQRYQPLTIGDTEQPWVLVLQLPESVVLAELNALQNVLSDQRQQNTLGMTLVGLLLAAIGIAALWWIGGRIASPLKRLANRMEEIASGNGDLTQRLPVHGRDESAAVAEQFNAFAGKIQAILLDVRRSSEAVNHAANEITQGGHDLSRRTEQAAASLQETSAAMEEISSTVSHTTHASQEASGLSNTASQLASRTDKAFVQVVSTMDDIRATSAEIQSIVSVIDGIAFQTNLLALNASVEAARAGEHGRGFAVVADEVRKLASRSSDAAKDIRQRIDASADKVESGTQMVRDAEAAMHELADSVTRVTQMLGDISTAAGEQNDGINQVSVAVTDLDQMTQQNAALVQESTTAAEQLKDQADRLAALVGGFTLEASQHPAQALPSPEKTKV; encoded by the coding sequence ATGCACTTTCGTTCCCTTCGCTCTCTCGTTTTGGCGTTGGCAGGCCCTTGCCTGCTTGCCGTCGTTGCCGCGCTAGTGGTGTATAACCTGATCGCGGCCGCCCGCACCCAACAAACCGTTGAAGAGCATACCCAGACGCTCATGCAAAGCGCACTGGACGCGCGGCTCGATGCCATTGCCGAAGCAGAGGGTGAACGGATTCAGCGCGAGCTGGACAAGGCCATGACCCTGGCCAGCCAGCTCGCCACCACCAACGCCCTCATGGGCGTGGAAGATGCCGAAGGTCAGCGTGCGCTCTACCTGAGCCGCCGTCAGCTTTCCAACTTGGTACGGCAGACGGTTGCCGACAACCCGGCGCTGCTGGATGCGTTCATCGGCTGGGAGCCCAACGCCTTTGGAGACGACGCCCGCTTTGCTGGCGACGAGCGCTACGGCCACGATGGCAGCGGCCGCTTCATGCCCTGGTGGTACCGCACTGAGGATGGCTCGCTTGAGGTCTTACCACTAGGCGACACTATGGAGAGCGAAACCCGCCTCGCCAGCGGCGTGCGTGAGGGGGAGTACTACCTCTGCCCACGCGAAACGCTCGCCCCCTGTGTGATCGACCCCGCCGCCTACGATTACGACGGCGAAACGCAGCTGGTCACCTCGTTCAACGCACCGATTTTGGTGAACGGCGAATTTCGCGGTGTGGCCGGGGTCGACCTCTCGCTGAACTTCATTCAAACGCTGCTGCGCGACGCCAACGCCGCGCTGTATGACGGCGCAGGCCGTATGGCGCTGGTCGCCGGGCGCGGCGGCTTGGTGGCGGACACCAACGGCGAAGAGGCCCTGGGCCTGCCTGCCAGCAACGCGCTGAGCGACACGGCGCTTGACGGCATTGCCGAAGCCACATCACAAGGCAGCCTCTACAGCAGCATGGCCAACGGCATGTTTCAGCGCTATCAGCCACTGACCATTGGCGATACGGAGCAGCCGTGGGTACTAGTGCTACAGCTGCCCGAGTCCGTCGTGCTCGCCGAACTCAACGCGCTGCAGAACGTTTTGAGCGATCAGCGCCAGCAAAACACCCTAGGGATGACGCTGGTGGGGCTGCTGCTGGCGGCCATCGGCATCGCTGCCCTGTGGTGGATTGGTGGGCGTATTGCGAGTCCGCTCAAACGCTTAGCGAACAGAATGGAAGAGATCGCCTCTGGAAACGGCGATCTCACTCAGCGCCTGCCCGTGCATGGCCGCGATGAGAGCGCCGCCGTGGCCGAGCAGTTCAACGCCTTTGCCGGAAAAATTCAGGCCATTCTGCTGGACGTACGGCGCAGCAGCGAGGCCGTGAACCACGCAGCCAACGAGATCACCCAAGGTGGCCATGACCTGTCACGGCGTACCGAGCAAGCCGCTGCCAGCCTGCAAGAAACCTCGGCAGCGATGGAAGAGATCAGCAGCACCGTCAGCCACACCACCCACGCCTCCCAAGAGGCCAGCGGGCTGTCCAACACCGCCTCGCAGCTGGCTTCCCGTACCGACAAGGCGTTTGTGCAGGTGGTCTCGACCATGGATGACATCCGCGCGACCTCGGCAGAAATTCAGAGCATCGTCAGCGTGATCGACGGCATTGCCTTCCAAACCAACCTGCTGGCGCTCAACGCCTCAGTGGAAGCTGCACGAGCTGGCGAGCACGGGCGCGGCTTTGCCGTGGTGGCCGATGAAGTGCGCAAGCTGGCCTCGCGCAGCAGCGACGCCGCTAAGGATATCCGCCAGCGCATCGATGCGTCTGCCGATAAGGTCGAAAGCGGTACGCAAATGGTACGCGACGCTGAAGCCGCCATGCACGAGCTGGCCGATAGCGTGACGCGCGTCACCCAAATGCTGGGCGATATCAGTACGGCAGCCGGTGAGCAGAACGACGGCATTAACCAAGTCAGCGTCGCGGTGACCGACCTGGATCAGATGACCCAGCAAAACGCCGCCCTGGTGCAAGAGTCCACCACCGCGGCCGAGCAGCTTAAAGACCAAGCGGACAGGCTGGCCGCGCTGGTGGGTGGCTTTACGCTAGAGGCGTCGCAGCATCCGGCTCAAGCGCTGCCAAGCCCTGAAAAGACCAAGGTGTAA
- a CDS encoding LysR family transcriptional regulator has protein sequence MHYTLRQLEVFVAVAQHESVSHAARALAMSQSATSTALAELERQFDCQLLDRIGKRLKLNALGFQLLPKAVALLDRAEEVEELLRGQQGVGALDVGATLTIGNYLATLLISDFMQRYPGSRVRLAVRNTRHIIEGVRQHSLDLGLIEGQCDDDMIISQPWVEDELCVFCSPRHPLAGREHLELDQLLREDWIMREEGSGTRMTLEHAARHRRSRFNTLLELEHTEGIKRAVESGLGIGCVSRLALRDAFRRGSLVPLPTPELDLKRQFTFIWHRHKYLTTGVREFLRLCREMTAGAKRSDDIPLPPIP, from the coding sequence ATGCACTACACCCTGCGTCAGCTAGAAGTCTTCGTAGCCGTTGCTCAGCACGAGAGCGTTTCCCACGCGGCGCGCGCGCTGGCCATGTCGCAATCGGCTACCAGCACGGCGCTGGCCGAGCTGGAGCGCCAGTTCGACTGCCAGCTGCTTGATCGCATCGGGAAACGCCTGAAACTCAACGCGCTCGGCTTCCAGCTACTGCCCAAGGCGGTGGCCCTGCTGGACCGCGCCGAAGAGGTCGAAGAGCTGCTGCGGGGTCAGCAGGGCGTGGGCGCATTGGACGTGGGGGCAACGCTTACCATCGGTAACTATCTGGCCACGCTGCTGATCAGCGATTTCATGCAGCGCTATCCCGGCAGCCGGGTGCGGCTGGCGGTGCGCAATACGCGGCATATCATCGAGGGCGTGCGCCAGCACTCGCTCGATTTAGGGCTGATTGAGGGGCAATGCGATGACGACATGATCATCAGCCAGCCCTGGGTCGAGGATGAGCTGTGCGTGTTCTGCTCGCCGCGCCACCCGCTGGCAGGGCGGGAGCACCTGGAGCTGGATCAGCTGCTGCGGGAGGATTGGATCATGCGTGAGGAGGGCTCAGGCACGCGCATGACGTTGGAGCATGCCGCCCGCCACCGTCGCAGCCGGTTCAATACGCTATTGGAGCTGGAGCATACCGAGGGCATTAAACGCGCGGTGGAGTCGGGCTTAGGGATTGGCTGCGTGTCGCGGCTGGCACTGCGCGATGCCTTCCGGCGCGGCAGCTTGGTGCCGCTGCCCACGCCGGAGTTGGATCTAAAGCGCCAGTTCACGTTCATCTGGCATCGCCACAAGTACCTCACCACCGGCGTGCGGGAGTTTTTACGTCTCTGCCGGGAAATGACCGCCGGGGCCAAGCGCAGTGACGATATCCCGCTGCCACCGATTCCCTAG
- a CDS encoding ferredoxin--NADP reductase → MSKFALEEVLSVHHWNDTLFSFRTTRERSLRFKNGQFVMIGLEVDGKPLMRAYSIASPNYEDHLEFFSIKVPDGPLTSRLQHLKVGDQIMVSRKPTGTLVCDDLLPGRNLYMLSTGTGLAPFMSLIQDPEVYERFEKVVLVHGVREVSELAYADFITKELPAHEYLGEEIAEKLVYYPTVTREEFHTMGRLTDHIRSGKLFEDTGLPPIDPRQDRAMICGSPAMLDDTSALLDELGLNISPRMGEPGDYVIERAFVEK, encoded by the coding sequence ATGAGCAAGTTTGCCCTGGAAGAAGTGCTAAGCGTTCACCACTGGAACGATACCCTGTTCAGCTTCCGCACCACCCGCGAGCGCAGCCTGCGCTTCAAAAACGGCCAATTCGTCATGATCGGTCTCGAAGTGGACGGCAAGCCGCTGATGCGCGCGTACTCCATCGCCAGCCCCAACTACGAAGACCACCTGGAATTCTTCAGCATCAAAGTGCCCGATGGCCCGCTCACCTCGCGCCTACAGCACCTGAAAGTAGGCGACCAAATCATGGTCAGCCGCAAGCCGACTGGCACGCTGGTGTGCGACGATCTGCTGCCGGGCCGCAACCTGTATATGCTCTCGACCGGTACCGGCTTGGCGCCGTTCATGAGCCTGATTCAAGACCCGGAAGTTTACGAGCGCTTCGAAAAAGTCGTGCTGGTACACGGCGTGCGTGAAGTCTCCGAGCTGGCCTACGCCGACTTCATCACCAAAGAGCTGCCCGCCCACGAGTACCTGGGCGAAGAGATCGCCGAAAAGCTCGTGTACTACCCCACGGTCACCCGTGAAGAGTTTCACACCATGGGCCGCCTGACCGACCACATCCGCAGCGGCAAGCTGTTCGAAGACACCGGCCTACCGCCGATTGACCCGCGCCAAGACCGCGCCATGATCTGCGGCAGCCCGGCGATGCTGGACGACACCAGCGCTCTGCTCGACGAACTGGGCCTGAACATCTCCCCGCGTATGGGCGAGCCGGGCGACTACGTCATCGAGCGTGCGTTCGTCGAGAAGTAA
- the glnK gene encoding P-II family nitrogen regulator, protein MKLISAIIKPFKLDDVRESLSDIGVQGITVTEVKGFGRQKGHTELYRGAEYVVDFLPKVKLEVAVDDDMAEQVIDAITQVANTGKIGDGKIFVMPLEQVIRIRTGETGKDAV, encoded by the coding sequence ATGAAATTGATCTCAGCCATTATCAAGCCGTTCAAGCTTGATGACGTACGCGAATCGCTCTCTGATATCGGCGTGCAGGGCATTACGGTAACGGAAGTGAAAGGCTTTGGCCGTCAGAAAGGCCACACGGAACTCTACCGTGGTGCGGAGTACGTGGTGGATTTCCTGCCCAAGGTGAAGCTGGAAGTCGCCGTTGACGACGATATGGCCGAGCAGGTGATCGACGCGATTACTCAGGTCGCCAACACCGGTAAGATCGGTGACGGTAAAATCTTTGTAATGCCCCTTGAGCAGGTCATCCGTATCCGTACTGGTGAAACCGGTAAAGACGCGGTTTAA
- a CDS encoding ammonium transporter, producing MNELADLSYALDTFYFLICGVLVMWMAAGFAMLEAGLVRSKNTAEILTKNIALFAIACTMYLLVGYYIMYSSSAGGFLPNLGFLIGTENSADAVLAGGDDAPYYSMRSDFFFQVVFVATAMSIVSGAVAERMKLWAFLAFAVVMTAFIYPVSGYWTWGGGWLSEVGYSDYAGSGIVHLAGAAAALAGVLVLGPRKGKYGKDGSIHAIPGANMPLATLGTFILWMGWFGFNGGSELKMSDIGSANNVAQVFVNTNAAAAGGVIAALVLAKLWFRKADLTMALNGALAGLVAITADPLSPSALGAAMIGAVGGLIVVGAIVTLDKLKLDDPVGAISVHGVVGIWGVLAVPLTNGDASFGAQLIGIVGIFGWVFIASLVVWLVLKAVMGIRVSEEEEYEGVDIAECGLEAYPEFSVKK from the coding sequence ATGAATGAGTTAGCTGATTTGAGCTATGCGCTCGATACGTTTTACTTCTTGATCTGCGGCGTGCTGGTCATGTGGATGGCCGCTGGCTTCGCCATGCTGGAAGCAGGCTTGGTTCGCTCCAAGAATACCGCCGAAATCCTGACGAAAAACATCGCGCTGTTCGCGATTGCCTGCACCATGTACCTGCTGGTGGGCTACTACATCATGTACTCCAGCAGCGCAGGCGGCTTCCTGCCGAACCTGGGCTTCTTGATCGGCACTGAAAACAGCGCCGATGCGGTGCTGGCCGGTGGCGACGATGCGCCTTACTACTCCATGCGCTCTGACTTCTTCTTCCAGGTGGTGTTTGTGGCCACCGCCATGTCGATTGTCTCGGGTGCGGTTGCTGAGCGTATGAAGCTGTGGGCATTTCTGGCCTTTGCCGTGGTGATGACGGCATTCATCTACCCGGTGTCTGGCTACTGGACCTGGGGCGGCGGCTGGCTGTCTGAAGTCGGCTACTCCGACTACGCCGGTTCCGGCATCGTGCACCTGGCCGGTGCGGCTGCAGCGCTCGCCGGTGTACTGGTACTGGGCCCGCGTAAAGGCAAGTACGGTAAAGATGGCTCTATCCATGCGATTCCCGGTGCCAACATGCCGCTGGCAACGCTGGGTACCTTCATCCTGTGGATGGGCTGGTTCGGTTTCAACGGCGGCTCCGAGCTGAAAATGTCCGATATCGGTTCAGCCAACAACGTTGCACAAGTGTTCGTGAACACCAACGCAGCGGCTGCCGGTGGCGTGATTGCTGCGCTGGTGCTAGCCAAACTGTGGTTCCGTAAAGCGGACCTCACCATGGCACTGAACGGTGCGCTGGCCGGCCTGGTCGCGATTACCGCTGACCCGCTCTCTCCGTCAGCACTGGGCGCTGCCATGATTGGTGCGGTAGGTGGTCTGATTGTGGTGGGTGCCATCGTGACCCTCGACAAGCTGAAGCTGGATGACCCGGTCGGTGCGATCTCCGTACACGGTGTGGTTGGTATCTGGGGTGTGCTGGCAGTGCCGCTCACCAACGGCGACGCCTCTTTCGGTGCACAGTTAATCGGTATCGTGGGCATCTTTGGCTGGGTCTTCATCGCAAGCTTAGTGGTATGGCTGGTGCTGAAAGCGGTCATGGGTATCCGCGTTAGCGAAGAAGAAGAGTATGAAGGCGTCGATATCGCTGAGTGCGGTCTGGAAGCCTACCCCGAGTTTAGCGTTAAGAAATAA
- a CDS encoding P-II family nitrogen regulator, with protein MKLITAIIKPFKLDDVREALADNGVQGITVTEVKGFGRQKGHTELYRGAEYVVDFLPKVKVEVAVDDARLESVLDAICNAANSGKIGDGKVFVTPLEDVIRIRTGERGADAV; from the coding sequence ATGAAACTCATCACCGCTATCATCAAGCCATTCAAGCTTGACGACGTTCGTGAAGCACTCGCCGACAACGGCGTTCAGGGGATTACGGTCACTGAAGTAAAGGGCTTTGGCCGCCAGAAAGGGCATACCGAACTCTACCGCGGCGCGGAATACGTGGTCGATTTTCTGCCCAAGGTGAAAGTGGAAGTCGCCGTGGACGATGCGCGCCTGGAAAGCGTGCTGGACGCCATCTGCAACGCAGCGAATAGCGGCAAGATCGGCGATGGCAAAGTGTTCGTCACGCCGTTGGAAGATGTGATCCGTATTCGTACCGGTGAGCGCGGTGCCGACGCCGTTTAA
- a CDS encoding accessory factor UbiK family protein, producing the protein MAPQDRISRLAQQIGDRLQNASQAPEDIQKGVQQVVRGAFDRLELVSREDFDILMDVLQRTRSRVEALERQVASLEAAVEASSTTAATPVEAEVPPAPVQPSSTTKPTADGAE; encoded by the coding sequence ATGGCGCCCCAAGACCGCATTAGCCGCTTAGCCCAGCAGATCGGCGACCGTTTGCAGAATGCCTCGCAAGCCCCGGAAGATATTCAGAAAGGTGTCCAGCAGGTGGTACGCGGCGCGTTCGATCGCCTGGAGCTGGTATCGCGGGAAGATTTCGATATTTTGATGGATGTGCTGCAGCGCACCCGCTCCCGGGTAGAAGCCCTAGAGCGTCAAGTGGCCAGCCTGGAAGCGGCGGTAGAGGCCTCTAGCACCACCGCCGCCACGCCTGTAGAAGCTGAAGTACCGCCCGCCCCTGTGCAGCCTTCTAGCACCACTAAGCCAACCGCTGACGGCGCTGAGTAA
- a CDS encoding AraC family transcriptional regulator, producing MPQQERLATPEITPFSLAQLGQRFGIHYRIEGPTSPRQPVATGHVHDVSLRHGVHLTLSDLQVERGYTSTSYQSVPWFLSVILEGTIHLQMGKQQMQLSAGDGVCSHFDARHPLTVHQPIQKRLRTVNIAVLTTAPLGLPTPPDASCLNCWKLPKALCETLCTISEQPPSLWRQALVWQGLALQLIGLGLPERPTTLPEHKRLSTRDRHCLTALHSRIAQHPAEPYSLTALAKEAAMSPSSLRQKFRACYGCTLFDYIRQVRLQQGYEALQRGESVQQAAHHCGYRHASNFSSAFKRHFGFSPHEWNRSSV from the coding sequence ATGCCTCAGCAGGAACGCTTAGCAACGCCTGAAATCACCCCCTTTTCGTTGGCCCAGCTTGGCCAGCGCTTCGGCATTCACTACCGCATTGAAGGCCCTACTTCTCCGCGCCAGCCGGTCGCCACTGGTCATGTACATGACGTTAGCCTGCGCCACGGGGTGCACTTAACGCTCTCTGATTTGCAGGTAGAGCGTGGCTATACCTCCACGTCTTACCAAAGCGTGCCATGGTTCTTGAGCGTTATCTTGGAAGGCACCATTCATCTCCAAATGGGCAAGCAGCAGATGCAGCTCTCTGCAGGAGATGGCGTATGCAGCCACTTTGATGCCCGACACCCACTCACGGTGCATCAGCCTATTCAAAAACGCCTTCGTACTGTGAATATTGCGGTTCTGACCACTGCACCCTTAGGCCTACCCACCCCGCCTGATGCTTCATGTTTAAATTGCTGGAAGCTCCCCAAGGCCCTCTGCGAAACGCTTTGCACCATTAGTGAGCAACCGCCCTCGCTCTGGCGACAGGCGCTCGTTTGGCAGGGGTTAGCACTGCAACTGATTGGATTAGGTTTGCCCGAACGCCCGACAACGCTGCCCGAGCATAAACGCCTTTCTACCCGTGATCGTCATTGCCTCACGGCACTGCACTCGCGCATTGCTCAGCATCCCGCCGAGCCTTATAGCCTCACCGCATTAGCCAAAGAAGCCGCTATGAGCCCCAGCAGCCTGCGCCAGAAGTTTCGCGCTTGCTACGGCTGCACGCTGTTCGACTATATTCGCCAAGTGCGATTACAGCAGGGGTACGAGGCACTGCAACGAGGTGAGAGCGTGCAACAAGCGGCCCATCACTGTGGGTATCGGCATGCCAGCAACTTCTCCAGCGCCTTCAAACGCCACTTCGGTTTCTCCCCTCACGAGTGGAATCGCTCCAGCGTATAG
- a CDS encoding TonB-dependent siderophore receptor — protein MASTHRSFSWAPLSSALLVALATPAAAQPNTDLATVTVTAQQAATKVATPFIETPQSISTITETQMSQRGVSTVQRATDYTPGVYSNQIGASNRFDYLVLRGFSDGSLSDTFLDGLKVMGDANSHSSMRIDPWFLDSIEVVRGPASVLYGRASPGGVVALNSKRPEFEPGGELRVRVGNNDQRSAAFDLTGPLGEEQRVAFRLTGIASAADTQFGPAEEERYAIAPRLTWDMTDATSLTVEAYLQDEPEGGYHSGVPYEGAVIARNGRQISNNFFDGEADYDAYKRTQRMLGYTLEHRFNDRVSARQLLRYLNSDVTLNQVYGFGWASPTSNALARYYSGSEESLQALTVDNQLEARLASGFMEHTLLLGADYQQRENEVAWPSGAFPSLDAFNPVYGSEPLAFYAPIRENHELEQTGVYLQDQIAVDNWRVTLGGRFDWVNIDNTNRDSGNTSALSDTQFSGRAGVVYLFDNGTAPYVSYSTAFTPTSFVDANGDLLAPMESAQWETGLKYQPNEQQQYSAALFHISQENVATKEQPTDPYRAVGEIESQGIELEAQTQLTEALSLQAGYSFTDITYAKSGDGNQGNNAIYSPRYQVQLWGHYAVQKGWLSGVDIGVGVRHYADIAADRANTATVPDYTLVDATLGYDWSQAGLNGVETRLNVHNALDKEYVASCNSLEYCYFGAERGVTASVHYRF, from the coding sequence ATGGCCTCTACCCATCGCTCCTTCTCATGGGCGCCTTTGAGCAGCGCGCTGCTCGTTGCGTTGGCAACGCCTGCGGCGGCACAGCCAAACACTGACTTAGCCACCGTCACCGTGACTGCCCAGCAGGCAGCCACCAAAGTGGCCACGCCCTTTATCGAAACCCCACAGAGTATTTCGACCATCACCGAAACGCAGATGTCGCAACGCGGCGTCAGTACCGTACAGCGCGCCACCGACTACACCCCCGGCGTGTACAGCAATCAAATAGGAGCTTCCAACCGTTTTGATTACTTGGTCTTAAGAGGCTTCTCCGATGGCAGCTTGAGCGACACTTTTTTAGATGGCTTGAAGGTGATGGGCGACGCCAACTCCCATAGCAGCATGCGCATCGACCCCTGGTTTTTAGACAGCATCGAAGTGGTGCGCGGCCCTGCATCCGTGCTGTATGGCCGCGCCTCACCGGGCGGCGTGGTGGCCCTCAACAGCAAACGTCCTGAATTCGAGCCGGGCGGCGAGCTGCGCGTTAGGGTCGGTAATAATGATCAGCGCAGCGCTGCGTTTGATCTCACTGGCCCGCTGGGGGAAGAGCAGCGCGTTGCGTTTCGCCTCACCGGCATCGCCAGCGCCGCCGATACCCAGTTTGGCCCAGCCGAAGAGGAGCGCTACGCTATTGCGCCACGTCTGACCTGGGACATGACCGACGCCACCAGCCTGACCGTCGAAGCGTATCTTCAGGATGAGCCAGAAGGCGGCTACCACTCCGGCGTGCCTTATGAAGGCGCGGTGATCGCTCGCAATGGCCGCCAAATAAGCAATAACTTCTTCGATGGCGAAGCCGATTACGACGCCTATAAGCGCACCCAGCGCATGCTCGGCTATACCCTTGAGCACCGCTTTAACGACCGCGTATCCGCCCGCCAACTGCTGCGCTATCTCAATTCAGACGTGACGCTAAATCAGGTGTATGGGTTTGGCTGGGCATCGCCGACCTCAAACGCACTGGCCCGCTACTACTCCGGCAGCGAGGAATCGCTTCAAGCCTTAACGGTGGATAATCAGTTAGAAGCCCGCCTGGCTAGCGGCTTTATGGAGCACACCCTGCTGTTGGGAGCGGATTACCAGCAGCGCGAGAACGAGGTTGCCTGGCCTTCCGGCGCGTTCCCCTCGTTGGATGCCTTCAACCCGGTCTACGGCAGCGAGCCGCTGGCGTTCTACGCGCCCATCCGGGAGAACCACGAGCTGGAGCAAACCGGCGTCTACCTTCAAGATCAAATCGCCGTGGATAACTGGCGCGTAACGCTGGGCGGGCGCTTTGACTGGGTAAATATCGATAACACCAACCGCGACAGCGGCAATACCAGCGCGTTGAGTGACACCCAATTTAGCGGCCGCGCCGGGGTGGTGTACCTGTTCGATAACGGCACCGCCCCCTACGTCAGCTACTCGACGGCCTTTACCCCCACCAGCTTCGTCGATGCCAACGGCGACCTGCTCGCTCCCATGGAGAGCGCACAGTGGGAAACCGGCTTGAAATACCAGCCCAACGAACAGCAGCAGTACAGCGCAGCGCTGTTCCACATCAGCCAGGAGAACGTGGCTACCAAAGAGCAGCCTACCGACCCCTACCGTGCCGTAGGCGAGATTGAGTCGCAAGGCATTGAGCTGGAAGCCCAAACGCAGCTCACCGAGGCGCTCTCGCTCCAGGCAGGCTACAGCTTTACCGACATTACTTACGCCAAGAGCGGCGACGGCAACCAGGGCAATAACGCCATTTACTCACCCCGCTATCAAGTACAGCTGTGGGGCCACTATGCCGTGCAGAAGGGTTGGCTAAGCGGTGTGGATATCGGCGTGGGCGTGCGCCACTACGCTGACATTGCCGCTGACCGCGCCAACACCGCCACCGTGCCGGACTACACCCTCGTTGACGCCACGCTGGGCTACGACTGGAGCCAAGCAGGCCTCAATGGCGTCGAAACCCGCCTGAATGTGCACAACGCGCTGGATAAAGAGTACGTGGCGTCGTGTAACTCGCTGGAGTACTGCTATTTCGGTGCCGAACGCGGCGTCACCGCCAGCGTTCATTACCGATTCTAA
- a CDS encoding ABC transporter substrate-binding protein: MRCFPRLLILARRSLLAAGLLLSTASHAQWATIDWTIAETLLAIKAPVSGIAQQPAYHDWVGEPRIPEHVMDIGLRTQPNFELLAQSPPEQTLLSPMFTGLIPRLEKIAPVGTFALYSPGAETWQEMQSLTRQLGELTDRNAEAEALIESTEQLMAELRSQHSDSTPLLMVQFMDARHVRVFGENSLYNAVLEQLELPNAWDQPTNAWGFSLAGIEALARYPDATLVIVDPLPAGVEEQLEGSGLWQHLPNVQNGRLLRLPPVWSFGALPSAQRFARELTSALNAHHAD, encoded by the coding sequence ATGCGCTGTTTCCCCCGACTGCTTATCCTGGCTCGCCGCAGCCTGCTTGCGGCTGGCCTGCTGTTGTCTACCGCCAGCCACGCCCAATGGGCCACCATCGACTGGACCATTGCCGAGACGTTGCTGGCCATCAAGGCCCCCGTGAGCGGCATTGCGCAGCAGCCCGCCTACCACGACTGGGTGGGCGAGCCGCGCATTCCCGAGCATGTGATGGATATTGGCCTGCGCACCCAGCCCAACTTCGAGCTGCTGGCCCAATCGCCTCCCGAGCAAACGCTGCTCTCGCCTATGTTTACCGGGCTAATTCCCCGGTTGGAGAAAATCGCCCCGGTGGGCACCTTTGCCCTCTACTCACCGGGCGCGGAGACATGGCAGGAGATGCAGAGCCTCACCCGCCAACTGGGCGAGCTGACCGACCGCAACGCCGAAGCCGAGGCGCTGATTGAGAGCACCGAACAGCTGATGGCCGAGCTGCGCAGCCAGCACAGCGACTCAACCCCACTGCTGATGGTGCAGTTTATGGATGCCCGCCATGTGCGGGTGTTTGGCGAGAACAGCCTCTACAACGCCGTGCTAGAGCAGCTTGAGCTGCCCAATGCCTGGGACCAACCCACCAACGCCTGGGGGTTTTCACTGGCCGGTATTGAAGCGCTGGCACGCTACCCCGACGCCACGCTGGTCATCGTTGACCCACTCCCCGCAGGCGTGGAAGAGCAGTTGGAAGGGAGCGGCCTCTGGCAGCACTTACCCAACGTGCAAAACGGCCGCCTGCTTCGCCTACCACCAGTGTGGAGCTTTGGTGCACTGCCCTCCGCTCAGCGCTTTGCCCGCGAACTCACCAGCGCGTTGAATGCCCATCACGCTGACTAG